A single Streptomyces sannanensis DNA region contains:
- the istB gene encoding IS21-like element helper ATPase IstB gives MPLPGDPEDAAIDEACRDLRLPAFRERFVELAADARRKQSTYKQFLLDLLRTEVADRDVRRQQRLVRAAKFPRPKRLEDFDFDKNPNVSPEVVADLKSTSWVREGRPLVLIGDSGTGKSHLLIGVGTAIAEAGLSVRYITTQALVNELAEAEAARRLSSLMARYTKVDLLCLDEFGYANLDKKGAKLLFQIFTEREERKATAVATNSPFAEWDKTFGDRRLCAAIADRITFRCSLIQTGTESYRLQATCDERSI, from the coding sequence ATGCCGCTGCCCGGCGATCCCGAGGACGCGGCGATCGACGAAGCTTGCCGGGACCTGCGGCTTCCCGCGTTCCGTGAACGGTTCGTGGAGCTGGCCGCCGACGCCCGGCGCAAGCAGTCGACCTACAAGCAGTTCCTCCTGGACCTGCTGCGGACCGAGGTCGCCGACCGCGACGTCCGCCGTCAGCAAAGGCTCGTCCGCGCGGCGAAATTCCCCCGGCCCAAGCGGCTGGAGGACTTCGACTTCGACAAGAACCCCAACGTCTCCCCGGAAGTCGTCGCCGATCTGAAGTCCACGTCCTGGGTCCGTGAGGGCCGTCCGCTGGTGCTGATCGGTGACTCCGGAACTGGCAAGTCCCACCTACTGATCGGCGTCGGTACCGCGATCGCGGAGGCCGGACTGTCCGTCCGCTACATCACCACCCAGGCCCTGGTGAACGAGCTCGCCGAAGCCGAGGCGGCCAGACGGCTGTCCTCGCTCATGGCCCGCTACACCAAGGTCGACCTGCTCTGCCTGGACGAGTTCGGCTACGCGAACCTGGACAAGAAGGGCGCCAAGCTGCTGTTCCAGATCTTCACCGAACGCGAGGAACGCAAGGCCACCGCGGTCGCCACGAACTCCCCGTTCGCCGAGTGGGACAAGACCTTCGGCGACCGCCGGCTCTGCGCGGCCATCGCCGACCGCATCACGTTCCGCTGCAGCCTGATCCAGACCGGCACCGAGTCCTACCGGCTCCAGGCCACCTGCGACGAACGCTCGATCTGA
- the istA gene encoding IS21 family transposase — protein MYRSREWIFERIRRDKRVDPSVSGRMLAQRYRVSRNTVAKALTQPVPPKRKKPPPRASVLEPVKGFIDAMLREDLAAPRKQKHTISRVMERLAAEHDFELASYTTVRDYMARRRPELVLEAREGRRHLEGVVPQTKQPGEEAEVDFADVWLDLAGQRRKCVLFTLRMSYSGKAVHRVYATASQEAFLEGHVEAFEALGGCPTVHIRYDNLKPAVKQVLFGRSRTETARWAAFRSWYSFSAFYCTPGEEGAHEKGGVEHEGGRFRRKHLVPPPEVETLAELNERLAAIDLAEDARHVHGRPTSIGFDFEAERELLRPLPADGYDCGIDLTPVVQRNGRITVRQSYYSVPAKFIGAKVRVKLRANELLVFDGRKIVARHPRLTRRYTAHDILDHYLEILLVRPGAFAGASALAQARAEGTFTKTHEAFWAAAKAKCGDRDGTRLLIEVLLLHRQLPAEAVVAGMATVVKVGSVNPDLVAIEARKAIEDSDLDEADGTEADACDDQDGDAEAGGTADEGAKVISLHARRLPPDPRTQLPDMSKYDRLLAPPAPPRKQQKGTSA, from the coding sequence GTGTACAGGTCGCGTGAGTGGATCTTTGAGCGGATCCGCCGGGACAAGCGTGTGGACCCGTCGGTGTCGGGGCGGATGCTGGCCCAGCGGTACAGGGTGTCGCGGAACACGGTGGCGAAGGCGTTGACCCAGCCGGTGCCGCCGAAGCGGAAGAAGCCGCCGCCCCGGGCGAGTGTGCTGGAGCCGGTGAAGGGCTTCATCGACGCGATGCTGCGGGAGGACCTGGCGGCGCCGCGCAAGCAGAAGCACACGATCAGCCGGGTGATGGAGCGGCTGGCGGCTGAGCACGACTTCGAGCTCGCCTCCTACACGACGGTGCGTGACTACATGGCCAGACGGCGTCCGGAGCTGGTCTTGGAGGCCAGGGAGGGGCGCCGGCATCTGGAGGGTGTTGTTCCGCAGACGAAGCAGCCGGGCGAGGAGGCCGAGGTCGACTTTGCGGACGTCTGGCTGGACCTGGCCGGGCAGCGGCGCAAGTGCGTGCTGTTCACGCTGCGGATGTCGTATTCGGGCAAGGCGGTGCACCGCGTCTATGCGACGGCATCGCAGGAGGCTTTCCTGGAAGGGCACGTCGAGGCGTTCGAGGCGCTGGGCGGCTGCCCGACGGTCCACATTCGCTATGACAATCTCAAGCCAGCGGTCAAGCAGGTGCTGTTTGGCCGTTCGCGCACGGAGACGGCCCGGTGGGCGGCGTTCAGGTCGTGGTACTCGTTCTCGGCGTTCTACTGCACCCCTGGTGAGGAAGGCGCCCACGAGAAGGGCGGGGTCGAGCACGAGGGCGGGCGGTTCCGCCGCAAGCACCTGGTCCCGCCGCCCGAGGTCGAGACGCTGGCCGAGCTGAACGAGCGTCTGGCCGCGATCGATCTGGCCGAGGATGCCCGGCACGTCCATGGCCGTCCGACCTCGATCGGGTTCGACTTCGAAGCCGAGCGCGAGCTGCTGCGGCCCCTGCCTGCGGACGGATACGACTGCGGGATCGACCTGACACCGGTGGTCCAGCGCAACGGTCGCATCACGGTCCGTCAGAGCTACTACTCGGTGCCGGCGAAGTTTATCGGCGCCAAGGTCCGGGTGAAACTGCGGGCCAACGAGCTTCTGGTCTTCGACGGCCGCAAGATCGTCGCTCGGCACCCGCGGCTGACGCGCCGATACACCGCCCACGACATCCTCGACCACTACCTGGAAATCCTGCTGGTGCGCCCCGGCGCGTTCGCCGGGGCTTCGGCCCTCGCACAAGCCAGGGCCGAAGGCACCTTCACCAAGACCCACGAAGCGTTCTGGGCCGCGGCCAAGGCCAAGTGCGGTGACAGGGACGGCACCCGGCTGCTGATCGAAGTGCTGCTACTGCACCGTCAGCTGCCCGCCGAAGCCGTCGTCGCAGGGATGGCCACGGTCGTCAAGGTCGGCTCGGTCAATCCCGACCTGGTGGCCATCGAGGCCCGCAAGGCGATCGAGGACAGCGACCTCGACGAGGCCGACGGCACCGAGGCCGATGCCTGTGACGACCAGGACGGCGACGCGGAGGCCGGCGGCACGGCGGACGAGGGCGCGAAGGTGATCTCCCTGCACGCCCGGCGCCTGCCGCCCGATCCACGCACCCAGCTGCCGGACATGTCCAAGTACGACCGGCTGCTTGCGCCGCCGGCACCGCCGAGGAAACAGCAGAAAGGCACGAGCGCATGA
- a CDS encoding DUF1540 domain-containing protein has product MEMPFINECAVESCSYNVGTACHALAITVGDPPHAPCDTFFVTSSKGGDPAAVGQVRACKMTGCRHNTRLECQAPGISVGSGQEDAHCLTCNAC; this is encoded by the coding sequence ATGGAGATGCCCTTCATCAACGAGTGCGCTGTGGAGTCGTGCTCGTACAACGTGGGCACCGCGTGCCACGCGCTGGCCATCACCGTCGGCGATCCTCCCCACGCGCCGTGCGACACGTTCTTCGTCACCTCGTCCAAGGGCGGTGATCCCGCCGCCGTCGGGCAGGTCCGGGCATGCAAGATGACCGGCTGTCGGCACAACACGCGTCTCGAATGCCAGGCACCGGGCATCTCCGTCGGCTCCGGCCAGGAGGATGCCCACTGTCTGACCTGCAACGCGTGCTGA
- a CDS encoding dsRBD fold-containing protein translates to MTGTAEDERRATKEWKPALSLFREGSGTVARVVLDTGDILQGHAEAHDSPQDGPVPEIGDELTAERALVSLGQCLIRAAAADIEDMESDHWENSAWWTP, encoded by the coding sequence ATGACCGGAACCGCTGAAGACGAACGCCGGGCCACCAAGGAGTGGAAGCCGGCGCTGTCCCTCTTCAGGGAGGGCTCGGGCACCGTGGCTCGGGTCGTCCTGGACACCGGCGACATTCTCCAAGGCCACGCCGAGGCGCATGACAGCCCGCAAGACGGGCCGGTGCCCGAGATCGGCGACGAACTCACCGCTGAGCGAGCGCTGGTATCACTGGGGCAGTGTCTGATCCGCGCAGCGGCCGCCGACATCGAGGACATGGAGTCCGACCACTGGGAGAACAGCGCATGGTGGACACCGTGA
- a CDS encoding pyridoxamine 5'-phosphate oxidase family protein, protein MRAHLGDRLVVESPATGATRRDGEIVGLHHEDGTPPYDVRWSDTNEVTLVFPGPDAHIHHVEHGPGRLHEPSRPSRDEAVTASSRPPSGGAPGVGDIGRRVAAERERQGLTRAETARRAGMAPDYLAYLEERPADPSLESLIRLAAALGTSVAALRGAGIDQPPGQGQALLHPRLRDLGPDECRDLLSTHGVGRIAVSTPDGPVVIPVNYEVIEDAIAFRTAPDSVLAAAAGTHVAFEVDHVDEAMSQGWSVLVVGPARVVTEPDAARRMTDRAHTEPWAGGERETWVSIQPTGITGRRIVPADQ, encoded by the coding sequence ATGCGAGCTCACCTCGGCGATCGACTTGTTGTCGAAAGCCCGGCCACCGGCGCCACCAGGCGCGACGGCGAGATCGTCGGACTCCACCATGAGGACGGAACACCTCCCTACGACGTGCGCTGGTCCGATACGAACGAGGTGACACTCGTCTTTCCCGGGCCGGATGCGCACATCCATCACGTCGAGCACGGCCCCGGGAGGCTCCACGAGCCTTCCCGGCCGAGCAGGGATGAGGCCGTCACCGCGTCCTCCAGGCCCCCCTCCGGTGGGGCACCCGGCGTCGGCGACATCGGCCGGCGCGTGGCCGCTGAACGCGAGCGACAAGGACTGACCCGGGCAGAAACAGCCCGTCGCGCCGGAATGGCGCCGGACTACCTGGCGTACCTCGAAGAACGGCCGGCCGACCCGAGCCTGGAGAGCCTGATCAGGTTGGCCGCCGCGCTGGGCACCAGCGTCGCGGCCCTGCGCGGGGCCGGCATCGATCAGCCGCCCGGCCAAGGTCAGGCGCTCCTGCACCCCCGACTACGGGACCTCGGCCCCGACGAATGCCGCGACCTGCTTTCCACGCACGGCGTAGGGCGCATCGCGGTATCGACCCCCGATGGCCCGGTGGTCATCCCGGTGAACTACGAGGTCATCGAAGATGCAATTGCCTTCCGGACCGCGCCTGACTCGGTGCTCGCGGCGGCCGCAGGAACACATGTCGCATTCGAGGTCGACCATGTCGACGAGGCCATGAGCCAGGGCTGGAGTGTCCTCGTCGTCGGTCCTGCGAGGGTTGTCACGGAGCCCGACGCCGCGCGGCGGATGACCGACCGCGCCCACACCGAGCCATGGGCGGGGGGCGAACGCGAGACGTGGGTGTCGATCCAGCCCACCGGCATCACGGGTCGCCGCATCGTTCCGGCCGATCAATGA
- a CDS encoding CBS domain-containing protein produces the protein MRHRSVADLMTPTAVSVQRGTAFKEIARLLDEYGITAVPVIDDEGRPVGVVSEADLIRGKISQGSANTAEGLMSSPAVVARPGWSAVRAARLMEEHRIKRLPVVDDSGRLIGVISRSDILQLLLRRDRAIQEEILEDVLTRTLGLSPSALMVDVTDGRVTISGSVERRSLLPIIQRLCESVDGVVDVAVRLAVEADDTAPSSAEGGEHPV, from the coding sequence ATGAGACACCGCAGCGTCGCCGACCTGATGACGCCCACGGCGGTGAGCGTCCAGCGGGGCACCGCGTTCAAGGAGATCGCGCGGCTACTCGACGAGTACGGCATTACGGCCGTACCTGTGATCGATGACGAGGGCCGACCGGTCGGTGTGGTGTCCGAGGCGGATCTGATCCGAGGAAAGATCTCACAGGGCAGTGCGAACACGGCGGAAGGGCTGATGTCCAGCCCGGCCGTCGTCGCGCGGCCCGGATGGAGCGCAGTCAGGGCGGCCCGGTTGATGGAGGAGCACAGGATCAAGCGACTGCCCGTGGTGGACGACTCGGGCCGGCTGATCGGTGTGATCAGCCGCAGTGACATCCTTCAACTGCTCCTGCGGAGGGACCGGGCGATCCAGGAGGAGATCCTCGAGGACGTCCTCACCCGCACACTCGGGCTGTCGCCCTCCGCTCTGATGGTCGACGTCACCGACGGCAGGGTAACGATCAGCGGCAGCGTGGAGCGCAGGAGCCTCCTCCCGATCATCCAGCGGCTGTGCGAGAGCGTCGACGGAGTGGTGGACGTGGCTGTCCGGCTCGCCGTCGAGGCGGACGACACCGCGCCATCGTCCGCCGAGGGCGGCGAACACCCGGTCTGA
- a CDS encoding MFS transporter — MVRRSTLGQDFRRLWGAYAVSAAGSAVGMGVLPLIALLVLGSSAFQVSVLAALSAVASAVIALPLGARIEHQYKRPVMITADLARCVLLASIPVAMAFDKLTFAQLCVVGVLQTAASVAFDAASGAHLKALVLPEHRLRANSHFETTNWISVSAGPPIGGLLIGALGAAATLVVDALSFLGSALGIRRIRQPEPVPPARAATAHLGRDIAAGWQYLLRHPGLRPLFFNALLFGGSIMMASPLMAVLMLEDLELAPWQYGLALGLPCLGGVLGSRLAPLLTRHFGQRRILLLSGVARTLWTILMPLTPSGALGVFVIVAADFGLLLSAGVFNPSFTTYRMAATPDAFMSRVSTSWSVGSKTCQAAFMIIGGLIGAAAGVRGALLIAGLLCMASALLLPWRKARISTGHVPAPTMEAVPSPATDSPST; from the coding sequence TTGGTACGGCGGAGCACGCTCGGGCAGGACTTCCGGCGGCTGTGGGGCGCCTACGCGGTCAGCGCAGCGGGCAGCGCCGTCGGCATGGGGGTGTTGCCGCTGATCGCCCTTCTGGTGCTGGGTTCCTCGGCGTTCCAGGTTTCTGTGCTCGCTGCGTTGTCCGCGGTGGCCAGTGCGGTGATCGCTCTACCGCTCGGTGCGCGTATCGAGCATCAGTACAAGCGGCCGGTTATGATCACCGCCGACCTGGCACGCTGTGTGCTGCTGGCGAGCATTCCGGTCGCCATGGCTTTCGACAAGCTCACCTTCGCCCAGTTGTGTGTCGTCGGCGTTCTTCAGACGGCGGCGTCTGTCGCCTTCGACGCGGCGAGCGGGGCACACCTGAAGGCACTTGTCCTGCCCGAGCACCGCCTTCGTGCCAACAGCCACTTCGAGACAACCAACTGGATCAGCGTCAGCGCCGGCCCGCCCATCGGCGGGCTCCTGATCGGAGCACTGGGCGCGGCCGCCACCCTGGTGGTCGACGCACTGTCCTTCCTCGGATCAGCCCTGGGGATCCGTCGCATCCGGCAGCCAGAACCAGTGCCACCGGCCCGCGCCGCCACCGCTCACCTGGGCCGCGACATCGCGGCCGGCTGGCAATACCTCCTGCGCCACCCAGGACTGCGGCCGCTGTTCTTCAACGCCCTGCTCTTCGGCGGATCCATCATGATGGCCTCACCGCTGATGGCCGTCCTCATGCTGGAAGACCTCGAACTGGCACCGTGGCAATACGGACTTGCTCTGGGGCTGCCGTGCCTGGGCGGCGTGCTGGGCTCACGTCTGGCCCCGCTGCTCACCCGGCACTTCGGACAGCGTCGCATTCTGCTGCTGTCCGGTGTTGCGCGCACGCTCTGGACGATCCTCATGCCTCTGACGCCGTCCGGTGCCCTCGGCGTGTTCGTCATCGTGGCAGCCGACTTCGGCCTGCTTCTCTCCGCCGGGGTTTTCAATCCGTCTTTCACCACGTATCGGATGGCGGCCACACCGGACGCCTTCATGTCCCGCGTCAGCACCTCCTGGTCTGTCGGCTCGAAGACATGCCAGGCAGCCTTCATGATCATTGGTGGCCTCATCGGCGCCGCAGCCGGGGTCCGCGGCGCCCTGCTCATCGCCGGCCTGCTGTGCATGGCGAGCGCGCTGCTCCTGCCATGGCGAAAAGCACGCATCTCCACCGGGCATGTTCCAGCGCCCACGATGGAAGCGGTTCCGTCCCCGGCCACGGATAGTCCATCCACGTAG
- a CDS encoding hydrogenase maturation protease: protein MTGRVVVIGVGNPFRRDDGVGPAVVEALRAAEVPADTLTVSDGEPARMLDLWGRQDTVVIVEAVHAHPGHPGRLHTLRAEDAARYASDSASSHALGLGETIALAAALDRLPRELVVHAVEGADFTLGTGLSPLVRSALPELTRLAADTVRTARA, encoded by the coding sequence ATGACCGGCCGGGTGGTCGTCATCGGTGTGGGCAACCCGTTCCGCCGCGACGACGGCGTCGGCCCGGCCGTGGTCGAGGCACTGCGCGCCGCCGAGGTGCCCGCGGACACGCTGACCGTCAGCGACGGCGAACCCGCTCGGATGCTCGATCTGTGGGGCCGTCAGGACACCGTAGTCATCGTGGAGGCGGTGCACGCGCACCCCGGACACCCGGGACGACTGCACACACTGCGCGCCGAGGACGCCGCCCGGTACGCAAGCGATTCCGCCAGTAGCCATGCCCTCGGCCTCGGCGAAACCATCGCTCTGGCCGCCGCCCTCGACCGGCTGCCCCGCGAACTCGTGGTGCATGCGGTCGAAGGAGCGGATTTCACCCTGGGCACCGGGCTGAGCCCCCTGGTCCGGTCGGCGCTCCCGGAACTGACCCGCCTGGCCGCCGACACCGTCCGTACCGCGCGGGCCTGA
- a CDS encoding CBS domain-containing protein has protein sequence MQHRTISEVMTRRVVTARPDSSFKEIAQMFVDNEVTAVPVVDDQGRPLGVVSEADLLRKAASLPDPEGRSPGPRLDPRDVARAAAETAKAMMSAPAIIARPEWNIVETARAMDRNKVKRLPVIDEAGRLVGIVSRRDLLRPFLRRDDAISDEIHHEVLGETLGLAPGTVEVAVRDGVVTLSGRVVTSDLIPIIERLCRSVDGVVAVHQAIAHEGEKDPPASHGS, from the coding sequence ATGCAGCATCGCACCATTTCAGAAGTCATGACGCGGAGAGTCGTGACGGCGCGCCCCGACTCCTCCTTCAAAGAAATCGCTCAGATGTTCGTCGACAACGAGGTCACGGCAGTTCCCGTCGTCGATGACCAAGGCCGTCCCCTTGGTGTTGTCTCCGAGGCGGATCTCCTCCGCAAGGCGGCCAGTCTCCCGGATCCCGAAGGGCGTTCACCCGGTCCGCGGCTCGATCCGCGTGACGTGGCTCGCGCCGCTGCCGAGACCGCCAAGGCCATGATGTCCGCTCCGGCAATCATCGCCAGACCCGAATGGAACATCGTCGAAACGGCCAGGGCGATGGATCGCAACAAGGTGAAGCGGCTTCCTGTGATCGACGAGGCCGGAAGGCTCGTCGGCATCGTCAGCCGCCGGGACCTGTTGCGGCCCTTCCTCCGCCGTGACGACGCCATCAGCGACGAGATCCATCACGAGGTGCTGGGCGAAACGCTGGGGCTCGCGCCGGGCACTGTGGAGGTAGCCGTACGTGACGGTGTGGTGACACTCTCCGGCAGGGTGGTGACGAGCGATCTGATCCCGATCATCGAGCGTCTGTGCCGCTCCGTCGACGGTGTGGTCGCCGTCCACCAGGCGATCGCGCACGAAGGTGAAAAGGACCCGCCCGCTTCTCACGGATCCTGA
- a CDS encoding potassium channel family protein: MKWLVSLLGVGLVMAALRDLFHTLWHPTRHGGLSRLVMTVLWRLSQQLRARRRVVGLVGLVGPLAMVTVVGMWATIIILGWAIVYWPHMPEDFAFAAASQPSPQSGLLDSLYMSLTTVATLGLGDIVPTAGWLRVAAPLEALVGFVLLTATVSWVLEIYPALTRRRVLALRLALLRRSDPATQQLDCTAGALLLESLATEVVRVRIDFTQYAEAYYFHDGEDHASLAAMVGYATDLADRGRAARRPDVRLTGNVLAGALEDLAAILDQRFLHTGGTSTEVFAAYAADHGRDSTRP, encoded by the coding sequence ATGAAGTGGTTGGTCTCGCTGCTGGGGGTCGGGCTGGTCATGGCCGCCCTGCGGGACCTCTTCCATACTCTCTGGCATCCCACCCGGCACGGTGGCCTGAGCCGACTCGTCATGACTGTGCTGTGGAGACTGTCCCAGCAGCTGCGTGCCCGCAGGCGTGTCGTCGGGCTCGTCGGGCTCGTCGGACCGCTCGCCATGGTGACGGTGGTCGGCATGTGGGCGACGATCATCATCCTGGGCTGGGCCATCGTCTACTGGCCCCACATGCCGGAGGATTTCGCCTTTGCAGCGGCCTCGCAACCGTCCCCTCAGTCAGGGTTGCTCGACTCCCTGTACATGTCGCTCACCACGGTCGCCACCCTTGGGCTCGGGGACATCGTGCCCACCGCTGGGTGGCTCCGTGTCGCCGCGCCGCTGGAAGCCCTCGTCGGCTTCGTACTTCTGACGGCCACGGTCTCCTGGGTTCTCGAAATCTATCCGGCGCTGACCCGCAGGAGGGTCCTCGCCCTCCGGCTGGCGCTGCTGCGCCGCTCGGACCCGGCAACGCAACAGCTCGACTGCACTGCGGGAGCCTTGCTGCTGGAGAGCCTGGCCACTGAAGTGGTGCGAGTCCGCATCGACTTCACCCAGTACGCCGAGGCCTACTACTTCCATGACGGGGAGGACCATGCGTCTCTGGCGGCCATGGTGGGCTACGCCACCGACCTCGCCGACCGTGGTCGGGCCGCCCGGCGGCCGGATGTGCGTCTGACGGGCAATGTGCTCGCCGGTGCGCTGGAAGACCTTGCCGCCATTCTGGACCAGCGTTTTCTCCACACCGGAGGAACATCGACGGAAGTCTTCGCCGCGTACGCTGCCGACCACGGGCGTGACTCCACGCGGCCCTGA
- a CDS encoding multicopper oxidase has translation MISRRRVLHIGVVGGTSFFLLPTKATSRAALAETGVLDPSAIEKYVAELVIPPAMPLDGRAGADSYTIGVRQFRQQVLPPGRPTTTVWGYGSTGRPETFHYPAFTIEAEYGRAVQIRWVNQLLDANGRYLPHLLPVDPTLHWANPPGGAPGRDSRPTFTSTPGPYRGPVPIVTHLHGGANEEESDGYAEAWYLPDAHGIPRDYARVGSFYEEFATKSAARFGVPWDPGEAVFHYANRGRAATLWFHDHTLGITRLNVYAGMAGFYLLRGGPSDLEEGILPGPAPRPGDPSGTRYHEIPIVIQDRSFRTDGSLFYPTSRALFDKFKGPYVPGSDIAPIWNPEYFGNAMVTNGRTWPVLPVEPRRYRFRLLNGCNARTLILKIVSDPVTRRPALAALALWQLGSEGGFLPAPVRREELLLAPAERADIIVDFTSLPVSAELYLINEGPDAAFAGGTAGTDFAAADPMTTGQVMKFVIKPLATADTSTPPSQLTLPPFEPLGAADRTRRVSLNELASARLPHVGPREVLLGTFDPHGKPQPLGWDDPITENPALGSTEIWEIHNLTKDAHPIHIHEVQFQIVDRQKIPAGSRRPPEAWERGFKDTVLAYPYAITRVRVRFGQAGRYMWHCHILEHEDNEMMRPFRVGPA, from the coding sequence ATGATCAGCAGACGGCGTGTCCTTCACATCGGTGTCGTCGGCGGAACGTCTTTCTTTCTCCTTCCCACGAAGGCAACGTCGCGGGCCGCGCTCGCGGAAACAGGAGTCCTTGATCCGTCGGCAATAGAAAAGTACGTCGCCGAGCTGGTGATACCTCCGGCCATGCCGCTGGACGGCCGGGCCGGCGCGGACAGCTACACGATCGGCGTTCGGCAGTTCCGGCAACAGGTGCTCCCCCCGGGCAGGCCGACCACAACGGTGTGGGGATACGGGTCGACCGGGCGTCCGGAAACCTTCCACTACCCCGCCTTCACCATCGAGGCCGAGTACGGCCGGGCAGTCCAGATCAGATGGGTCAATCAGCTGCTGGACGCGAACGGCAGATACCTGCCGCATCTGCTGCCGGTCGACCCCACGCTCCACTGGGCGAACCCGCCGGGCGGGGCGCCGGGGCGGGACTCACGCCCCACGTTCACCTCGACACCCGGACCGTACAGAGGCCCGGTGCCCATCGTGACCCACCTGCACGGAGGGGCGAACGAAGAGGAGAGCGACGGCTACGCCGAGGCGTGGTACCTGCCCGACGCGCACGGCATTCCCCGCGACTACGCACGGGTCGGATCCTTCTATGAAGAGTTCGCGACGAAGTCCGCGGCGCGGTTCGGTGTGCCTTGGGACCCCGGGGAAGCCGTCTTCCACTACGCCAACCGCGGCCGGGCCGCCACGCTGTGGTTCCATGACCACACCCTGGGCATCACCCGGCTGAACGTGTACGCCGGTATGGCGGGCTTCTACCTGCTTCGCGGCGGGCCGTCCGACCTTGAGGAAGGCATCCTGCCCGGGCCTGCACCCAGGCCTGGTGACCCGTCCGGTACGCGTTACCACGAGATCCCGATCGTCATCCAGGACCGCTCGTTCCGCACGGACGGAAGCCTGTTCTATCCAACGAGCCGAGCGCTCTTTGACAAGTTCAAGGGCCCTTATGTGCCCGGCAGCGACATCGCGCCGATCTGGAACCCGGAGTACTTCGGCAACGCGATGGTCACCAACGGCAGGACATGGCCGGTACTGCCCGTGGAACCGCGCCGCTACCGGTTCCGGCTTCTCAACGGCTGCAATGCACGCACCCTGATCCTGAAGATCGTCAGCGACCCGGTGACGCGCAGGCCGGCATTGGCAGCGCTTGCTCTGTGGCAGCTGGGAAGCGAGGGAGGCTTCCTGCCCGCACCGGTTCGGCGTGAGGAGCTGCTGCTCGCGCCTGCCGAACGCGCCGACATCATTGTCGACTTCACCTCCCTCCCGGTCAGTGCGGAGCTGTACCTGATCAACGAGGGACCGGACGCCGCGTTCGCGGGCGGCACGGCCGGGACGGACTTCGCCGCGGCGGACCCGATGACCACCGGGCAGGTCATGAAATTCGTGATCAAACCGCTCGCCACAGCAGACACGTCAACACCTCCCTCACAACTCACGCTGCCACCATTCGAGCCACTGGGCGCGGCCGACCGCACCCGGCGAGTCTCGCTCAACGAGTTGGCGTCTGCTCGGCTGCCGCACGTGGGCCCCCGCGAGGTACTGCTCGGCACGTTCGATCCGCATGGCAAGCCGCAACCACTGGGATGGGACGACCCCATCACGGAGAACCCCGCGCTGGGGTCGACGGAGATCTGGGAGATCCACAACCTGACGAAGGATGCCCACCCCATTCACATCCATGAGGTTCAGTTCCAGATCGTCGACCGGCAAAAGATCCCGGCGGGCAGCCGTCGGCCTCCGGAAGCATGGGAGCGCGGTTTCAAGGACACAGTGCTCGCTTATCCGTATGCGATTACCCGCGTCAGGGTGCGCTTCGGCCAGGCTGGCCGATACATGTGGCACTGCCACATACTGGAGCACGAGGACAACGAGATGATGCGGCCCTTTCGCGTCGGGCCGGCCTGA